GAAGGTCGGGATTTGCGGCGAACACGGCGGCGAGCCGGAGTCGGTCAAGTTCTGCCACCGTGTGGGGATGGACTATGTGAGCTGCTCACCCTACCGCGTCCCGATCGCCCGACTGGCGGCGGCAAAGGCGGTGGTCGAAGAGAAGAGAACCCAATCGGCCAAGCCTGCCAAGAAGGGCAAAAAGACACCGAAACGCAAGAAGTAGAACGCGCCGCTTCGGTGCTGGCGATCAGTTGCTGACTGGACGATTGACAACAGAACGCCCCGCTTCTCCTTTCGGAGAGGCGGGGTGCCCTTTTTTCCACAACCTCGGCATCACCGCGATACCGTTCGATCGCAGACACCTGAACTTGTACTTGCTGGCGGACCCTTGTCGGGTATGTGATTGCAGCCTATCCAGGAACGACCGTCTGGTCCTTGTTCAACAGGAAAGCCACGAACACACCGAGGTATGCTCGTGGCCTTCGGCTACTCTAGGGTTCGCAGAGTATTGCGAAAGCCGACATCACGATCGGCCGGAAGAGCCAGATCGCTGTCGGCTTCAGGACATTCAGTAGCGGCCCCTGCCACCACCATAGCCGCCACCGCCGCCATGGCCGCCTCGGCCGCGACCGCCACCACGATCTTCGCGCGGCTTGGCTTCATTGACCTTCAGCGGCCTTCCGCTGACCTCTTGGCCGTCAAGGGCCGAGATCGCGGCTTGGGCCTCTTCGTTTGTACCCATCTCCACGAAACCGAAGCCCTTGCTCCGGCCACTGGCCCGATCCATGATCACTTCCGCACTCTGGACGCTGCCATGAGGTGCGAAAAGCTCAGCCAGTTCATCGCTGGTGGTAGAGTACGACAGATTTCCGACATACAACTTCTTGCCCATCGTCAATTCTCCTGTTCGAGGGCATCACGACCCGCATTTCTCTTTCCGGGTCCTTTCAGAAAGTGGCCAACATTCCGGCCAAGAAGGTAGGAGGGCGATTGAGATTGCAGTGCGGACTTGTTCAACCAACGTCACGTTCCTGACTCGTTCGACAAACCAACCAGAAAACACTATACACTGCAATTCACGAAAAGTACAGCCCGCGTTC
This portion of the Phycisphaerae bacterium genome encodes:
- a CDS encoding RNA-binding protein, which translates into the protein MGKKLYVGNLSYSTTSDELAELFAPHGSVQSAEVIMDRASGRSKGFGFVEMGTNEEAQAAISALDGQEVSGRPLKVNEAKPREDRGGGRGRGGHGGGGGYGGGRGRY